The nucleotide sequence CTCTTCATCGACGGGCTCGCTGCCCTCTCCAATAACATCAGAAGGACTTTGCCCCTCTTGCAAAACAATCAATTCTGCTTCGATTTTATTTTTGTGTGTATCATCGTCTGAGCACGCCATAAGGGAGGCGCTCACCAATAAAAAGATGACCGAAAGCCGTCCCCGTAGAGGAGATGGATGTGAAGTGTTCATAGTTATCCTCCATAGCATCTAAATGCGCTATGTTGTAATTTTTTAATTGAGTATGCCGAAAAAACACGACCAGTTTTCGACACGCTTTACTGGGAAACCCAAATTAAACAACGTTGTCTTTTAATAAGATTAGAGTTATACAAACACAAATACAACATTTATTTTACATTTTTGATATGAAAGTAATTATCGCGTACTCGGGCGGGCTTATGGCAAAATTTGGTAAAAGTGTGTAGCTTTAGGCAATTAAATGAAGTACGTAAATTAGGAATCATATGGAATGGTTACAATAAAGGACGTGGCTGCGCACGCGGGTGTGGCGTTTAAAACTGTATCAAGGGTTGTGAACAATGACCCTACCGTCAAGCCTAAAAACAGAGAAAAGGTACTTAAAGCCATTGAGGAGCTTGGCTACCGCCCAAACCGAGCCGCCCAAATGACACGTCGCAAAAAGTCTGGCGTAATTGGATTTATCGCCGACGAACTATTGCGTGTACCTTATACTTTTGATCTTATTCGAGGCGCGCAGGATCTCGCTTGGAAACACAATAAAGAATTGATGGTGCTGAACGTAAACGTCAATAAATACAGTGTAGAAGGCGCAGTCAATCATCTTTTTGAGCATCGCGTTGAAGGCATAATTTATGCGGCTATGTATCATCGTGAAGTTTCTCTTCCCTTGCAATTTAAAGAAGTACCGACAGTGTTAGCAAACTGTTATGACAGCTATGGAAGGTATCCTTCTATTGTTCCCGACGAAAAAGAGGCGGCCAGAGAAATCACGGCAAGTCTTATAGGTAAAGGCTATAAGCGTATTGCATTCTTAAACCTGAATGAGAATATCATTGCTGCAAAACTGCGCAAAGAAGGCGTAGAACAAGCCTTTAGCAACGCCAATATAAACCTTGATAACCTCCTAGTAGAATCCGTTATTTTCGGAGAAGAGAATAATGAACGTTCTGTCACCCGCAGTAGGGTAGAAAATATTATTAAGAACTTTAAGCCCGATGCAATACTCTGTGGGCAAGATCCTATGGCTGTTGAGGTTTATTTTGTCGTTCAGGCGTTAGGATTAAAAGTAGGTAAAGATATCGGCGTCGGCAGTTTCGATGACTGGGATATCATTCCTACCCTATTGCAACCAGAGTTAACAACCATGGCACTCCCCCACTACGAAATGGGCCAATGGGCATTCAACTGCCTACTTGAGGAGCGCACCGAGCCGGTGAAAGAAACTGCACGGTTTACCCTTAATAGCCGCCAGTCGTTCTAGCTGCTACATCATTTTTCGGTTTGTTGTTTTCTAATATCCAAAACGAAAAGATAAGATTAGCCGTCACTACTGTACCAAGCAGTAAATAAGTGTCGGCAAATCCAAGATCATCGTAAAGTTCACCAATTACTGACGATAACAGTGTGGTAACAACTTGGGTGAATACATGAAACCCAATCAGGTAAATCGTTGCAGAGAGCCGAGTATCAAAGTTAACCGCAATGTATTTAAAAATCGCCACTAGCAAAATAGGCAATTCTAGGGCATGAAGTAATTTGACCAACGAAATAGAAACAGGGTCTGCAACAACGCCCGAAGCCAGCATACGAAGGGCCATGATTGCGCCGCTTAGCAATAGTCCATTCTTTGGCCCTATTTTGTTAACGATAAACGGAGCGATAAACATCATTCCAGCTTCGATAAACACCTGCAGTGAATTTAAGTATCCATAAAATCTATTGCCTTCTTCAGGGGTTGGAAAAAGCGAAGAAAAATAAATAGGAAACTGCTGATCATATATTTGATAGAGACAAGAAACCCCCATCACGTAGAGGCTTAAACGCCAAAATCGGCTCTGACTAAAGAGCGAAAGCACATCGCTCACTCCCACTTTTTTCTTTTTTGTGCGTGGCGTTTTCGTAGACGCTGGCAGCCAGAATAGGCAGAGAATGAAGCCGACTCCCGTGGCACTCGCTAAAACAAAGTTAAGCTTAGGATTAATGTTAAATGTTACACCAGCCACAAAAGTAGCACATGCCCAGCCCAGCGAGCCCCATAGCCTCGCCTTGCCAAATTCGACATCATGTTGACGACCCAGACGCTCTATATAAGCCTCAAGTGTGCCTACTGCAGCACCAAAGGTGAGCGCATTATATAGTGCGCCGACGATAGCGCCCACTATGAAGAAAGACGTTAACAGGGGTTGGTAAATCAGAATAAAGAAAGGGCCAACGCCAGCCATTAATAGTCCCAGCATAAATAATAGCTGTTTGCCCGTTCCCAACCGGTCCTGCAAAATACCGTAAACGGGCATTATTATAAGAGCCGCTAACGCATTGGTGGCGAATACTACACCTGTTTCTTTTCCGGTTAACGCCAGTGTTTGGTTTAACCATAGAGGAAACAACGAGTAACAAAACGACCAGGTCAGAAAGAACGAAAAAAATGTTATCGCTGATGACCAATACGCCGAATTTAGCTGACACTTCATAATAATACCCTAAGCCTAAATGACGCTATTTAGCCGACCATATAGATCCTAATCGCTCTACAGAAACCTGCTTAAGAGGTTGGCTATCGGTCTTGACGCTCATCGTATCGTACACTGATGCCGGAAATATTAACGATGTCATAACGGTGGTACCATCATCGATAAATAACTCGAGTGAAGACCTGTCAATCACAATCGAAACCGAGTATTGCGTATTAATCGTCGTTAAAGTGCCCTCTTGTACGCTGCTAAACTGCTCATTAAACCCAACCTTTCCTGACTGGCTGCGATCTAAGGAAACCACCGACCTTTTGTGATCAATTTCAATATCTACGAACTCTCCTTGATCATTTTCAAAACCCACTAACACAGGTGATGCCAGTTCAGCGTCAACCTTAAAAGAATAACGTAAAGCTGACATTCTTCCTGAGCTATCCAGCGAGGATAAGTTTATAGTTTCACCTGGCGCCAGTGACGTGGCTTGCTCAGTGGCTTCAACAAGTGAATCAAGTTCTTCGACTAATTGGCTTTGAACTCGCAGTCCTTTCGGGGTGTTTAATAACTTTAACGCTCTCGGTAACGTCATGGCACTACGCCATTTATTTGTCGGTACCTCGTTGGCGTATAACCAATTACTCATCCACCCCATGAAAACATGCCGTCTTTCATTACTGTTAGGTGTATTGAAGAACGTCACGCCCGCATAATTATCGGTGCCGTGATCTAGCCAAATGGCGGGCTCTAATCGATTTTCGGCAGGCTCGTTAGCAAACACAATATCATCAATATAGGTATGCCCCCAGCTTCCTGCCTCTTTATCGATAATTCTCAACAATGCAGGTTCACCCATCCATTCACTGACATCCCAACTTGCATGATGAAGTGTTTCACGATTAAGCCCAGTTTCCGACTTTACTACTTCGCCATCGACAACAAGTTGAATACCCACTTTGTCGGGGTGATGGCCGCCGCCAATTCTGAAGTTTATAAACTTCTCTGTAATCGTAAATAACTGAGAAGTCAGTGAACCGGTGGCACGGTCTTCATCAGCAAAGCTATTGATTAAACTGACACCTGTATACCCTGTAGGTGGAGGCTGGTTGGTATGACCGCCATTGGTTGGCGCAGAAGAAAAAGCGCTGCCTTCGGCACGCCACTGATTCACACCATTTTCAAAATCATCAAATACCTTACCGGTAGGAAATTTTGCTACCGTAGGCGCAAGTTCCGTTTCCCAGTCGGCGTCCAATACAAAGGTTTTACCGTCAAAATCTCCAACAAAATATTGTGTTGCCGAGCCACCATTCGGGCCGCCAGGCGAGATACTCACCAGCAGTACATAACGAGACTCATTGGTCCCTTCA is from Alteromonas australica and encodes:
- a CDS encoding LacI family DNA-binding transcriptional regulator, whose translation is MVTIKDVAAHAGVAFKTVSRVVNNDPTVKPKNREKVLKAIEELGYRPNRAAQMTRRKKSGVIGFIADELLRVPYTFDLIRGAQDLAWKHNKELMVLNVNVNKYSVEGAVNHLFEHRVEGIIYAAMYHREVSLPLQFKEVPTVLANCYDSYGRYPSIVPDEKEAAREITASLIGKGYKRIAFLNLNENIIAAKLRKEGVEQAFSNANINLDNLLVESVIFGEENNERSVTRSRVENIIKNFKPDAILCGQDPMAVEVYFVVQALGLKVGKDIGVGSFDDWDIIPTLLQPELTTMALPHYEMGQWAFNCLLEERTEPVKETARFTLNSRQSF
- a CDS encoding oligosaccharide MFS transporter, with protein sequence MKCQLNSAYWSSAITFFSFFLTWSFCYSLFPLWLNQTLALTGKETGVVFATNALAALIIMPVYGILQDRLGTGKQLLFMLGLLMAGVGPFFILIYQPLLTSFFIVGAIVGALYNALTFGAAVGTLEAYIERLGRQHDVEFGKARLWGSLGWACATFVAGVTFNINPKLNFVLASATGVGFILCLFWLPASTKTPRTKKKKVGVSDVLSLFSQSRFWRLSLYVMGVSCLYQIYDQQFPIYFSSLFPTPEEGNRFYGYLNSLQVFIEAGMMFIAPFIVNKIGPKNGLLLSGAIMALRMLASGVVADPVSISLVKLLHALELPILLVAIFKYIAVNFDTRLSATIYLIGFHVFTQVVTTLLSSVIGELYDDLGFADTYLLLGTVVTANLIFSFWILENNKPKNDVAARTTGGY
- a CDS encoding glycoside hydrolase family 32 protein gives rise to the protein MNQTSPLPVSPTSAIEADRNEDYRPQIHFSPNEKWMNDPNGMFYLDGEYHLFFQHNPDASVWGPMHWGHAVSKDLVHWEERPIALYPDEQGTIFSGSAVVDWNNSSGLGSDNNPPIVALYTYHNAEMEKQGRIDYQTQALAYSLDKGQTWQKYTGNPVIENPGIKDFRDPKVMWHEPTQKWVMALAQKDHIGFYSSDNLIDWSLESTFGEEIGSHGGVWECPELLLMPVEGTNESRYVLLVSISPGGPNGGSATQYFVGDFDGKTFVLDADWETELAPTVAKFPTGKVFDDFENGVNQWRAEGSAFSSAPTNGGHTNQPPPTGYTGVSLINSFADEDRATGSLTSQLFTITEKFINFRIGGGHHPDKVGIQLVVDGEVVKSETGLNRETLHHASWDVSEWMGEPALLRIIDKEAGSWGHTYIDDIVFANEPAENRLEPAIWLDHGTDNYAGVTFFNTPNSNERRHVFMGWMSNWLYANEVPTNKWRSAMTLPRALKLLNTPKGLRVQSQLVEELDSLVEATEQATSLAPGETINLSSLDSSGRMSALRYSFKVDAELASPVLVGFENDQGEFVDIEIDHKRSVVSLDRSQSGKVGFNEQFSSVQEGTLTTINTQYSVSIVIDRSSLELFIDDGTTVMTSLIFPASVYDTMSVKTDSQPLKQVSVERLGSIWSAK